In Bradyrhizobium erythrophlei, a single genomic region encodes these proteins:
- a CDS encoding IclR family transcriptional regulator, giving the protein MKRQGKKVATDRSFVVALSRGLDVLRAFQPNDGLLGNQEIAARTKLPKPTVSRLTYTLTKLGYLTPVPRFEKYQLAPAAMALGYAALTNLGVRHLSEPYREELMRETGGAVAVGGRDRLSMIYFGQSRGMTLGVQLDVGSRIPIATTAMGRAYFWALPEEERNALLRDLREYYGTRWAKMRDGLERAGETVAKHGFTISAGEWHDDIAAVGVALKLNDGTGPYAFNCGAPAFRFTEDRLRNDIGPRLLTMVRTIEAALGGIAPQARKQEGRKLKTGGKVARMVEGIR; this is encoded by the coding sequence ATGAAGCGTCAAGGCAAGAAAGTCGCGACTGATCGCAGTTTTGTTGTTGCGCTTTCCCGCGGTCTCGATGTGTTGCGCGCATTCCAGCCAAATGATGGCCTCCTCGGCAATCAGGAGATCGCCGCCCGCACCAAGCTGCCGAAGCCGACCGTCTCGCGGCTGACTTACACTCTGACAAAGCTCGGCTATCTTACGCCGGTTCCCCGCTTCGAGAAGTACCAATTGGCGCCGGCAGCCATGGCGCTCGGTTATGCCGCACTTACCAATCTCGGCGTCCGTCACCTGTCGGAACCCTACCGGGAAGAACTGATGCGCGAGACCGGCGGCGCGGTGGCGGTCGGCGGCCGCGACCGCCTCAGCATGATCTATTTCGGCCAGAGCCGCGGCATGACCCTCGGCGTCCAGCTCGATGTCGGCTCGCGCATTCCAATCGCCACCACCGCGATGGGGCGCGCCTATTTCTGGGCGCTGCCCGAGGAGGAGCGCAATGCGCTGCTGCGCGACCTGCGCGAATATTACGGCACCCGCTGGGCCAAGATGCGCGACGGCCTCGAACGCGCCGGAGAAACCGTGGCCAAACACGGCTTTACGATCTCGGCAGGCGAATGGCACGATGACATCGCCGCCGTCGGCGTAGCACTAAAGCTCAATGACGGAACCGGCCCATATGCGTTTAACTGTGGGGCGCCGGCGTTCCGTTTCACGGAAGACCGGCTGCGCAACGATATCGGGCCGCGTCTTTTGACCATGGTCCGCACCATCGAAGCAGCACTCGGCGGAATAGCGCCGCAAGCAAGAAAACAAGAAGGGCGGAAACTGAAAACGGGAGGGAAAGTTGCGCGGATGGTTGAGGGGATCAGATAG